A window from Salvia miltiorrhiza cultivar Shanhuang (shh) chromosome 2, IMPLAD_Smil_shh, whole genome shotgun sequence encodes these proteins:
- the LOC131012287 gene encoding uncharacterized protein LOC131012287, protein MQLFIMMMTFGMIVWCISMVVIECEVTEYAVLVVVFWASFMCHYVAFYNYMYRGHKMGRKYKRWPILREILNIAVNMWVTIASFLEFWRLVFGWHLVFMAQWMALLCVAYQLLVIVFHFFWSQLISILMCHTLYDLPITSSPQTTVTITTDAMHAAANTPPSE, encoded by the exons ATGCAGCTTTTC ATAATGATGATGACATTTGGTATGATAGTTTGGTGCATATCAATGGTTGTTATAGAATGTGAGGTGACAGAGTATGCAGTGTTGGTGGTTGTATTTTGGGCGTCGTTCATGTGCCACTACGTTGCGTTTTACAATTATATGTACAGAGGCCATAAAATGGGGCGGAAATACAAAAGGTGGCCTATTCTGCGGGAGATACTTAATATTGCGGTGAACATGTGGGTGACCATCGCCAGTTTTCTCGAGTTTTGGCGGCTGGTTTTTGGATGGCACTTGGTGTTTATGGCGCAGTGGATGGCGCTGCTCTGCGTCGCCTACCAACTACTTGTAATTGTCTTCCATTTTTTCTGGTCCCAGCTAATAAGCATACTCATGTGTCACACTTTGTACGATCTGCCCATCACCTCTTCTCCACAAACCACCGTCACCATCACCACCGACGCTATGCATGCTGCCGCCAACACCCCTCCGTCAGAGTAG
- the LOC131008409 gene encoding uncharacterized protein LOC131008409, translating to MVFDPAMQLVGAVCGRGTVATTASAFAECCCAVAYICGVGLGLPVQSFWNGNAILGYVLDAKEYKFVLTTPAPANPTARSSDEQREVHKRWHSANNMAKAYIMTTMSSALQLQHQSMETAASIMKNLEDLFGESDRSVRFEIMRKLMSSKMLEGSSVREHVLGMIHHFNELDLLGGGIANDTKVDMVIYTLPKFYENF from the exons ATGGTGTTCGATCCAGCCATGCAGTTGGTTGGAGCAGTGTGTGGGCGAGGGACTGTCGCGACGACAGCATCTGCCTTTGCAGAATGCTGCTGTGCTGTTGCGTACATATGTGGTGTGGGGCTGGG CTTACCGGTCCAAAGTTTTTGGAATGGAAACGCAATCCTGGGATATGTCCTAGACGCGAaggagtataagtttgtgcttactactccagcTCCTGCGAACCCAACTGCTCGATCTTCCGATGAGCAAAGGGAGGTTCACAAGCGATGGCATAGTGCGAATAATATGGCGAAAGCCTACATAATGACCACTATGTCTTCCGCATTGCAGTTGCAACATCAATCGATGGAGACTGCAGCTTCAATAATGAAAAACCTTGAGGATCTCTTTGGGGAATCAGATCGGTCAGTCCGTTTTGAAATCATGAGGAAGctcatgtcttcaaagatgTTAGAGGGTTCTTCTGTGCGCGAGCATGTGCTCGGAATGATTCATCATTTCAATGAGCTAGATCTTCTTGGTGGAGGTATCGCGAATGATACTAAGGTTGACATGGTCATCTACACTCTGCCCAAATTCTATGAGAACTTCTGA